From the genome of Proteiniborus ethanoligenes, one region includes:
- a CDS encoding DUF6648 family protein, with protein MKQFRKESIFDRFFKHRDSLIIQYKNGDISKREFLEANFDFVQRIKLKPFSKVDSYEKGIYNYQYYNAIAKYYNMLSADIKDDFNFARQYKSCRYKANYYYNEKDKATLQLLRFLEFENIEAYFIKVESEYLNGKLYEIVLKDYEYAIFHSKSKWLLKILKEEGIFKEVKKTSLIDEYINEKY; from the coding sequence TTGAAACAATTTAGAAAAGAGAGTATTTTTGACAGATTTTTCAAGCACAGAGACTCTTTGATAATCCAATATAAAAATGGAGATATATCAAAACGTGAATTTTTAGAAGCAAATTTTGATTTTGTGCAAAGGATAAAGCTAAAGCCTTTTTCAAAGGTAGATAGCTATGAAAAAGGAATTTACAACTATCAATATTACAATGCAATAGCAAAATATTATAATATGCTTTCTGCAGATATAAAGGATGATTTTAATTTTGCAAGACAATACAAATCCTGTAGATATAAGGCAAACTATTATTATAATGAGAAGGATAAAGCTACCTTACAGCTATTAAGATTTTTAGAATTTGAAAATATAGAAGCCTATTTTATTAAAGTTGAGTCTGAATATTTAAATGGGAAGCTATATGAAATTGTACTTAAGGATTATGAATATGCAATATTTCATTCAAAAAGCAAATGGCTATTAAAAATTTTAAAGGAAGAGGGAATATTTAAAGAAGTTAAGAAGACTTCTTTAATAGATGAATATATTAATGAAAAGTATTAA
- a CDS encoding pseudouridine synthase has translation MSKSERLDKILANLGYGSRKDIKGLARAGIVKVNGETIRDSSIKINPYTSKIEIDDEIVEYREFIYLMMNKPKGYISSTDDFRDKTVIDLISDEYKVFNPFPVGRLDKDTEGLMILSNDGQLSHRVLTPKNRIEKLYYAEIEGTVTEEDKLSFQEGIVLDDGYKTLPSKLDILTVGHISKVYVTIEEGKFHQIKRMFLALGKRVAYLKRIAIGGLKLDESLELGEYRELTQEEIILLEKKGL, from the coding sequence ATGAGCAAAAGCGAAAGACTAGACAAGATCCTTGCAAATTTAGGCTATGGAAGTAGAAAAGATATTAAGGGCTTAGCAAGAGCTGGTATTGTTAAAGTGAATGGAGAAACAATTAGAGACAGCTCAATTAAAATAAATCCCTATACTTCAAAAATAGAGATTGATGATGAAATTGTGGAATATAGGGAATTCATATATTTAATGATGAACAAGCCGAAAGGTTATATATCTTCTACTGATGATTTTAGAGACAAAACTGTTATTGATTTAATTTCTGACGAATACAAGGTATTTAATCCTTTTCCTGTAGGAAGATTAGATAAGGATACAGAAGGGCTTATGATACTTTCTAATGATGGACAATTATCCCATCGTGTCTTAACACCTAAAAACCGTATAGAAAAATTATATTATGCAGAGATAGAAGGTACCGTAACAGAAGAAGATAAGCTTTCATTCCAAGAAGGTATAGTATTAGATGATGGATATAAAACATTACCCTCTAAGCTAGATATTTTAACTGTAGGACATATTTCAAAGGTTTATGTCACTATAGAGGAAGGAAAGTTCCATCAAATAAAAAGAATGTTTTTGGCCTTAGGGAAAAGAGTAGCTTACTTAAAAAGAATAGCCATTGGTGGTTTGAAACTAGACGAAAGCTTGGAACTTGGTGAATACAGAGAGCTAACTCAAGAAGAAATAATACTTTTAGAGAAAAAAGGTCTTTAA